GGGCGCCACCGGCTTCGGCTACGAGATCGCCACGCAGTTCGGCCTGCGCCTCGTGCCGACGCGGCCGGGGCTGGTGCCGCTCACCCTCGATCCGGGCCTGCTGGAAACCATCGCCCCCCTCTCGGGCGTGGCCGTGGAGGGGCGCGCCCGGCACGGCAAGACGGCGTTCGACGAAGCCGTGCTGTTCACCCATCGCGGGCTGTCAGGTCCCGCCATCCTGCAGATCTCGTCCTACTGGCGCGAGGGCGAGGAGATCGAACTGGCGCTGGCCCCCCGCACCGATGTGTTCGGTCGCCTGCGGGAAGCGCGCAGCACAAATGGCCGGCAGGGGCCCGCGACGGCCCTCGCCGAGATCCTGCCGAAACGGCTCGCTCAGGCCATTGCCGAGCGCGAGGCGGGCGCAGGCAACCTCGCCGACCTCTCCGACAAGGTGCTGCGCCGGATCGACACCGCCGTGAATGGCTGGCGCTTCAAGCCGACCGGATCGGAGGGCTACCGCACGGCCGAGGTGACGCTCGGCGGCGTCGACACGGCCGACCTCGATTCCCGCACGCTCGAGGCGCGCCAGATGCGCGGCCTCTATTTCATCGGCGAGGTGGTGGACGTCACCGGCTGGCTCGGCGGCTACAACTTCCAGTGGGCCTGGGCCTCCGGCTGGGTCGCCGGGCAGAACGCCTGATCCTCAGAGACGGCGGAATTCGCGCCCGAGATAGACGAGGCTCTCCCGCGCCGGGCCGAGCGTGACATGCTCGACGCGGCCGACCAGCACGTCATGCGTCGCCACGGTGCGCGCCTCGACCAGCCGGCACTCGAAGACGGCAAGCGCGCCGACCAGGCAGGGAAGCCCGAGCGCACCCTCCTGCCAGTGCCCGACACCGAAGCGCTGCTCGCCGGAAAGCCCGCCCCGCCCGCCAAAACTCTGCGCCACCGCCTCCTGCGCACCGGTCAGCATGTTCACCGCGAACCGCCCGGCATGGTGGAAGGCCGGCGCCGAGAGGCTGCGCCGGTTGAGGCAGACCAGCAGCGTCGGCG
Above is a window of Ancylobacter sp. WKF20 DNA encoding:
- a CDS encoding NAD(P)/FAD-dependent oxidoreductase, encoding MTRPERVDVVVIGAGAAGMMCAWEAAKRGRRVVVIDHARAPGEKIRISGGGRCNFTNRGTTPKNYLSANPSFAISALKRYTPEDFIRLVDRHGIAWHEKTLGQLFCDGSARQIVDMLTDGLREAGAALRLSTTVSSVARDGDGFSLATSEGSLACRSLVIASGGKSIPKMGATGFGYEIATQFGLRLVPTRPGLVPLTLDPGLLETIAPLSGVAVEGRARHGKTAFDEAVLFTHRGLSGPAILQISSYWREGEEIELALAPRTDVFGRLREARSTNGRQGPATALAEILPKRLAQAIAEREAGAGNLADLSDKVLRRIDTAVNGWRFKPTGSEGYRTAEVTLGGVDTADLDSRTLEARQMRGLYFIGEVVDVTGWLGGYNFQWAWASGWVAGQNA
- a CDS encoding flavin reductase; amino-acid sequence: MSRLAAAVHVVTTRGPEGRAGFTATAVASVSDTPPTLLVCLNRRSLSAPAFHHAGRFAVNMLTGAQEAVAQSFGGRGGLSGEQRFGVGHWQEGALGLPCLVGALAVFECRLVEARTVATHDVLVGRVEHVTLGPARESLVYLGREFRRL